Within the Thiohalobacter sp. IOR34 genome, the region AGGGATACCAGACCCTGGTGGGGGAACGTGGCCTGAAACTCTCTGGCGGCGAGAAACAACGCGTCGCCATTGCCCGCGCCATCCTCAAGCAGCCGAAGATCCTGGTCTTCGACGAGGCCACCTCCAGCCTGGATTCACGTTCGGAACAGTTGATCCTCGAAGCCCTGCGCCGGGTCGCGGCCGATCACACCACCCTGGTCATCGCCCATCGCCTGTCGACCATCGTCGATGCCGACCACATCCTGGTGATGGACGACGGGCGCATCGTCGAACAGGGCAGCCATGCCGAACTGCTGGAGAGCGCCGGCATCTACGCCCAGCTATGGCGACTGCAGCAGCAGGAGGAAAGGGGCCAGGAGCTTGAAGCTGGGAGTTAGGAGCTGGGAGTTAGGAGCTGGGAGCTGGGAGCTGGAAGAGCGGGCAGTGCCCGCCTCGATCGCGGCCTGGAGGCCGCTCCTACACCATATTGTGCCGCCACGCCCCGTAGGAGCGGTCTCCAGGCCGCGATACCCGGAGTCAATCGAATAGGCGCAACCTGTACCGTTGATGGCCGCCACGGCCCTGGATAACAGGATGAACGCCGATCATACGGGCCGCCTTGGTGCAATATGCGGGCTAGGAGCTGGGAGTCAGAAGGGTGGGCACAGCCCGCCCTTCTGACTTCTGACTTCTGACTTCTGACTTCTGACTTCTGACTTCTGACTTCTGACTTCTGACTTCTGACTTCTGACTTCTGACTTCTGACTTCTGACTTCTGACTTCTGAATTCTGGATCCCGGACCCCGGATCCTAGCCTCCACCTTCCTCTTCCTCCTCCCGCTGCCGGCGGCGCTGCTCCGTCTCCTTGCTCAGCAGGTGGCTGCAAAGCAGGTCGCGATCGTTCTCCCTGATGTACTCGTAGGAGATGGCCACCTGCCAGGGATGACTGCCGCCCATCGGCGAGCGTTCGCAGTACACCACCCGCGCCGCCATCAGGATACCGACCATGCTCGGCAACAGGACCAGCCGAAACTCGAGCAGATCGTCGGGCTGGTATTCCGTCGCCGAGGGAAACACCAGACCGCAGGCACTGACGTTGATCCGCCTCGGTTCGGCATCGATATCGGCCATGGATTCCATGACGAACAGGCGGGCCAGTTGGTTGAGCTTCTGATCCATCATCCGCAGATAGCGCCCCATCTCCGGGGCGTTGAAGGCAAACCCCTGCAGCATGCGGTTCATGATCCGCGAGTTGGAGGCAAAGGTAGCGGCCACCGTGAAGCGGTCCGGCAAGCGGTCCGCCACCCTCTCCTTCAGCCCCTCCAGCTCAGCCTCGTCGATCGGCCGGCAGCTGATGAAGGCCTCGTCCTCGACGCGGAAAAATCTGCGCCGCTCCTCGCAGGGTCGCTTCTCCTGCTCCGCTTTCATGACAGTCTCCTCACCTCCACCCTTCAAGGCACACCCGCCGACTTCGTCCCCGCGACAGGCGGTGCGGCTACGAATGGGTCTTCATCGACCATCTGCCCGGGCTGCCGTGGGGCTGCCCCCAGGCCCGGTGTGGCCTCGACACCGGAGAGCGGCAGTTCGTTGGCCGTTTCCAGATCATCACCCTGCACGAAGAGGATCTCCACCCGCCGGTTCTTGGCCCGATTGGCAGGACTGTCGTTGGGCACCAGCGGCTGGGTGTCGGCTCGTCCCTCGATGCTGATGCGTTGCGGCTGGATGCCGGCCTCGTCGATCAGTTCGTGCACCACCGAGACGGCACGCGCCGCGGACAGCTCCCAGTTGGAGCGATAGCGCTCGGTGAAGATGGGAATGTTGTCGCTATGGCCAGACACCACCAGCTTGCCGTCCACGCCCTTGAGGATCTCGCCCACGCGCAGCAGGATCGGCCGGAAGGATTCACGCAGGTAGGCGCTGCCGGAGGGGAAGGAGGCCTTCTCGCGGATGCGAATGATGATCCGCTTGTCCGTGCTCTCCACCTCCACGGCCCCGCTCTTGATCTCGGCGCGCAGCGCCTTGCGAATCTGCTCGGCCGTCTTCTGCAGCCGCTTGCGCTGTTCTGCAGCCTTGCGCGCCTTGAGCAGCTCCATGGCATCCGCCTTGGGCATCATCACCAGCTCCTCGCGGGTGATCTCCTCCTGCCCCTGCTGCTTCTGGGCGCCCTTCTCCAGGCCGTCGTGCCCGGACTCGGGGCGCGAACCGCCACCCTTGCGGCCCTGCTTGCCATCGTGACTCTTGCGGCGCCTGTCCCCCGTGTCCAGGAACTGCTTCATGGTGTCGGTGGTCATCTGCTCGACGATGTTGAAGGGGGTCGGGTCGGGACGCCCGGCACTGAATTCCTGGGCGATGATGTTGATGCCCTTGGGGGGTTCCTTGACCTTGTGCTTGCGCTGCACGCCAAAGGCCTCGCGCATGGAGCCGGCGATCTGCTTGTACTTGGCCACATCCATCTCGGAGAAGGACAGCAGCAGGACGAAGAAGCACATCAGCAGCGACATCAGGTCGGCAAAGGTCATCACCCAGGCCGGCGCACCCTCGTCTTTCTTCTTCTCCGGCGGGCACCCGTCATCCATTACCGTCTATCTCCTGGAAGCTACCGCCGCTCAGGCGGCCTCTTTCTCATCGACCAGGTCGCGCTTGCTGGGGGGCAGATAGGTCTTCAGCAGTTCCTCCATGACCCGCGGATTGATGCCCTCCTGGATGCCGTTGATGGCCTCCAGGATAAGGTTCTTGTTGAGTCGCTCCTCCATGGTGCGATGGGCCAGCTTGTCGGCGATCGGCAGGGCGAAGGCATTGGCGATGATGGCGCCATAGAGGGTGGTGAGCAGCGCCACCGCCATGGCCGGACCGATCTGCTTGGGGTCGTCCATGTTGGAAAGCATCTGCACCAGGCCGATCAGGGTACCGATCATGCCCATGGCCGGGGCCATGTCGCCCAGCGCCTTGAAGATCGCCTGGCCCCGCTCGTGGCGTTCGATGGTCAGGTTGATGTCCTTGTTCAGCATGCTGCGCACGAACTCCGGCTCGTGGCCGTCGACGCAGAACTGGATGCCGCGCTTGAGGAACTCGTTGCTGATCTCCTGGTTCTCCAGACCCAGCACGCCCTCCTTGCGTGCCACGTTGGCCAGCGCCACCCCTTCGCGGATCAGCTCGTCCGGATTCTCTGTCTTGTGGATGAAGGCCTTGAGCGCCACCTTGAAGGCGCCCAGAAAATGGCTCAGCGGGAACTTGATCAACACCGCCATGACCGTGCCGCCGAGCACGATCAGCAGCGAGGGAACGTTGATGAACACCAGGGCATCGCCGCCGGTGACGATGGCGGCGATGATGATACCGAAGGCGCCGAGCATGCCGATCAGGGTTGCGAGATCCACCTGCTATCTCTCCACGTCGCTGCAGAAGTCGAGGGGAATAGCGTTGCACGGCCCGACACGGGCTGCCCGGCCGCAGGCCGATCGGCCCCGGCGACACTGTTCAGATTGCATGAGCGGCCATCCAGTCACTTTTTGCTGACAACATTCCATGGTGGCGGCCGGCCCCCGTCCGGCCCGGCTGCGGGTTCTTCACCCTCAGACCCCTTATCGCCCTCCGGCGCCGATTCTTGAGCGCCGCCCACGGCGGCAGGCATGGGTTAGAATGGGGGCCAGACCACCCCGCGGCTGAGGACAGCCCATGACAGAAGAGACTGGAAATCAAAAGCTTGACGAAACCTCGGCATCCCGCTCGCTGCGCGTGAAACGGATCGGTATCGACACCTACCGCGAGAACGTGGCCTATTTGCACCGCGACTGCGCCGTGTACCGGGCGGAAGGCTTCCAGGCCCTTTCCAAGATCGAGATCACCGATGGCGGACGCCGCATCCTGGCCGTGCTCAACGTGGTCGACGATGACCACATCGTCAATCCCGGGGAACTGGGCCTGGCCGAGCAGGCCTTCGACCAGTTCGGCAGCGCCGAGGGCGACGCGGTGCGGGTCGCCCACGCCGAGCCACCGACCTCGATGGAGGCGGTGCGGCGCAAGATGAACGGCGAGCGGCTGGACGCCGACGACTTTCTGGCCATTGCCCGGGACATCGTCGACAACCGCTACTCGAAGATGGAAATGGCCGCCTTCCTGGTCTCCACCGGACAGAACGGCCTGGATCGGGACGAGATCCTCTATCTCACCCAGGCGATGGTCGCCTCCGGTGAGCGGCTCGACTGGGACGAACCGCTGGTGGCCGACAAGCACTGCATCGGCGGCATCCCCGGCAACCGCACCTCGATGCTGGTGGTGCCGATCATCGCCGCCCACGGCATGCTGATCCCCAAGACCTCGAGCCGCGCCATCACCTCACCGGCAGGCACCGCCGACACCATGGAGGTGCTGGCCGAGGTGGAACTGCCGCCCGAACGGCTGCACGAGCTGGTACGCCATCACCGTGGCTGCCTGGCCTGGGGCGGCACCGCCCAGCTCGCCCCGGCGGACGACATCCTGATCTCGGTGGAACGTCCGCTGGGCATCGACTCCCAGGGACAGATGGTCGCCTCCATCCTCTCCAAGAAACTGGCCGCCGGCTCCACCCACCTGCTGATCGACATCCCGGTCGGCCCCACCGCCAAGGTGCGGCACATGGGGCAGGCACTGGCCCTGCGCAAGCTGTTCGAGTTCGTCGGCGACCGCAGCGGCCTGCACCTGGAGGTGGTGATCACCGACGGCCGCCAGCCGATCGGCCGCGGCATCGGCCCGGTGTTGGAGGCACGCGACGTCATGCAGGTGCTGGAGAACCATCCCGAGGCGCCGGCCGACCTGCGCCAGAAAGCCCTGCATCTGGCCGGGCGCATCCTGGAGTTCGACCCGGACGTGCGCGGCGGCTCCGGTTATGCCATCGCCCGCGACATCCTCGAATCCGGCCGCGCCCTGACCAAGATGAACGCCATCATCGACGCCCAGGGGCGCCACAAGACCCGGTTCGAGCCGGGGCCGCTGCGTTTCGAGGTCTGCGCCCCGCACGACGGCCTGGTCACCGCCATCGACAACTACCAGCTGGCGCGCATCGCCCGCATCGCCGGCGCGCCGATGGGCAAGGGTGCCGGTGTCGACCTGCTGAAGAAGGTCGGCGACGACGTCAGTGCCGGCGAACCCATCTATCGGGTGCATGCCGAGGTTCGTGCCGACTTCGAATTCGCCCGCAGCCTCACCGACCGGGAATCGGGCTACAGCTTCGGTAACGAGCTGCCACCTGACGCGCCGCTGCCGCCGTTCTAGCCAGCGCAACAATGAGACCGGGATGAAGGACG harbors:
- the tssL gene encoding type VI secretion system protein TssL, long form; the protein is MDDGCPPEKKKDEGAPAWVMTFADLMSLLMCFFVLLLSFSEMDVAKYKQIAGSMREAFGVQRKHKVKEPPKGINIIAQEFSAGRPDPTPFNIVEQMTTDTMKQFLDTGDRRRKSHDGKQGRKGGGSRPESGHDGLEKGAQKQQGQEEITREELVMMPKADAMELLKARKAAEQRKRLQKTAEQIRKALRAEIKSGAVEVESTDKRIIIRIREKASFPSGSAYLRESFRPILLRVGEILKGVDGKLVVSGHSDNIPIFTERYRSNWELSAARAVSVVHELIDEAGIQPQRISIEGRADTQPLVPNDSPANRAKNRRVEILFVQGDDLETANELPLSGVEATPGLGAAPRQPGQMVDEDPFVAAPPVAGTKSAGVP
- the pomA gene encoding flagellar motor protein PomA; the protein is MDLATLIGMLGAFGIIIAAIVTGGDALVFINVPSLLIVLGGTVMAVLIKFPLSHFLGAFKVALKAFIHKTENPDELIREGVALANVARKEGVLGLENQEISNEFLKRGIQFCVDGHEPEFVRSMLNKDINLTIERHERGQAIFKALGDMAPAMGMIGTLIGLVQMLSNMDDPKQIGPAMAVALLTTLYGAIIANAFALPIADKLAHRTMEERLNKNLILEAINGIQEGINPRVMEELLKTYLPPSKRDLVDEKEAA
- a CDS encoding thymidine phosphorylase family protein is translated as MTEETGNQKLDETSASRSLRVKRIGIDTYRENVAYLHRDCAVYRAEGFQALSKIEITDGGRRILAVLNVVDDDHIVNPGELGLAEQAFDQFGSAEGDAVRVAHAEPPTSMEAVRRKMNGERLDADDFLAIARDIVDNRYSKMEMAAFLVSTGQNGLDRDEILYLTQAMVASGERLDWDEPLVADKHCIGGIPGNRTSMLVVPIIAAHGMLIPKTSSRAITSPAGTADTMEVLAEVELPPERLHELVRHHRGCLAWGGTAQLAPADDILISVERPLGIDSQGQMVASILSKKLAAGSTHLLIDIPVGPTAKVRHMGQALALRKLFEFVGDRSGLHLEVVITDGRQPIGRGIGPVLEARDVMQVLENHPEAPADLRQKALHLAGRILEFDPDVRGGSGYAIARDILESGRALTKMNAIIDAQGRHKTRFEPGPLRFEVCAPHDGLVTAIDNYQLARIARIAGAPMGKGAGVDLLKKVGDDVSAGEPIYRVHAEVRADFEFARSLTDRESGYSFGNELPPDAPLPPF